Proteins found in one Mytilus edulis chromosome 2, xbMytEdul2.2, whole genome shotgun sequence genomic segment:
- the LOC139511137 gene encoding fibropellin-1-like yields the protein MISILSLIRSRIILQSILPGTASKVIPRQLLQSVSLKVHYKFYCTGDAYKDRTRGCVDCRQGLQGHECSTRSCKPGWTSHLCTTDLNECIAAPNLCNSGNCTNTVGSYHCTCPLGTYGKQCDIAETCDSHPCKNGATCKPGSSNTISCKCISGYSGTRCEISPHQKSTKSQATSTTKHITIQHCPKNCNGRGRCSHGKCLCNRAWTGIDCSQINHCSINPCKNQGKCNNIATGHTCNCTTQWTGNNCENRDYCSISPCVHGHCTNGRTSFSCACSKGWTGTKCDVHDYCSTNSCQHGSRCQNHGHTYQCKCPSDWTGKNCSTRNYCSGSPCQHNSTCSNGANTYSCVCTKGWTEKNCSSPDFCSGKPCQHFGSCVNTGNSYSCKCRNAYTGKKCEQWNYCSSTPCHNKGTCANKGPTFTCTCPSPWVGRQCDKKDQCASSPCNHNSTCTVNRGTFSCSCSNGWIGTTCDKRDHCSSRPCKNGAICSNNGTSYTCACHTSWTGQNCQTKNYCFSNPCKNKAECLNKGGKFLCKCKPGWIGNTCEVLDHCSSHPCLNNAHCTNKGTGFSCTCLSGYLGQTCEQKDFCASSPCLNGGNCTNNKSSYVCYCLNRLIGQRCEQINHCVSTPCKNGGQCLNRAKHYQCRCTNGWSGPTCLLETQCHSNTCHGHGRCAVSNNKPVCTCSKGWCGDTCDTIDHCSSHPCQHQGTCRNNGNTFSCSCTKGWIGKTCSTVDHCANNPCKTSEKCRNSGKSYTCQCVDGWNGTICKTETICHNNTCNNHGTCKVSRNKPLCTCEKGWHGDFCTEVNHCSTHPCKFQTDSQITHQNNSNTTGCDNLCRNAVLCDMLNTGLKCVCKLGWIGDTCQVRDPCYNNPCNNSGICFGNSNNFLCYCPVGWKGSVCELPDDTVGRTVLNPCKNGGHVFYHNENLICSCPKEWNGPNCEQDKDECKNGISINDTIITEICQNNGRCINIPGGFVCACHDGWAGNRCETDVNECDSSPCQNKGICNNINGSFKCYCEPGWKGSICEIDIDECQYNPCGIHGQCNNSDGNFSCMCDKGWSGDKCDRRVDPCDTSPCRNNATCVVNGDEYICQCLSNWKGIHCDEDEDECIFHPCENSGLCINLQGNYSCNCTDDWTGRHCEERVDSCCSSPCLNNGTCFDSLPGYLCNCQQGWTGKRCQRDNNECLLSPCSNNGTCVNTNGSYRCDCTDFWEGDDCSVDIDECSYNPCNSTYKCVNTISGYECVNCTTMNCTNSGSCTDTSYGPICHCVPGRIGEYCEKQDFCFNHPCNSLENCTNEVDGYKCHFHPCNSSPCLNKGMCMEHNLGYSCQCRSGWRGDRCQYEDFCKLSPCVNNGTCLNHNFNYTCICTEEWEGKNCSVYNYCHTDPCINSGICLNGNSKFTCVCNNTYTGQTCETFDFCYSSPCKNGGSCINENTNFTCICDRGYTGKTCETEIDWCASSPCNHNSSCVNIQYGYYCHCTGGWVGRQCEHDIDECMWNTCPSGSYCQNQLGGYRCRWKTKRSVNVQLFSNKAEPVSVRISQLAVIEHKIDSVLSSVKCLIQWYICSEGVAMVTSISLDVNRENNSASYSFTSSCKGYILSANDFNEHLRLALTYPTTNTCLNGLNYIDN from the exons GATGGACCAGCCATTTGTGTACGACTGACTTAAACGAGTGTATAGCAGCACCAAATCTATGTAATTCTGGAAATTGCACCAACACAGTCGGTAGTTACCACTGTACATGTCCGCTTGGAACTTACGGTAAACAATGTGATATAGCAGAGACATGTGATAGTCATCCCTGCAAAAATGGAGCTACATGTAAACCTGGAAGCAGTAATACTATTTCATGTAAATGCATATCTGGGTATTCAGGAACGAGATGTGAAATTAGTCCTCATCAGAAATCAACAAAATCTCAGGCCACATCTACAACGAAACATATAACAATTCAGCATTGCCCTAAAAACTGTAATGGAAGAGGAAGATGTAGCCACGGAAAATGTTTGTGTAATAGAGCTTGGACTGGAATTGACTGTTCTCAAATTAATCACTGCAGCATAAATCCTTGTAAGAATCAAGGGAAATGTAACAATATTGCAACAGGACATACATGTAATTGCACCACGCAGTGGACTGGTAATAATTGTGAAAATCGTGATTATTGCTCAATATCGCCATGTGTGCATGGTCACTGCACAAATGGGCGGACTTCATTTTCTTGTGCATGCAGCAAAGGCTGGACAGGTACAAAATGTGATGTTCATGACTACTGTTCCACTAACTCATGTCAGCATGGAAGTCGGTGTCAAAATCACGGACATACTTACCAGTGTAAGTGTCCTTCTGACTGGACCGGGAAAAACTGTAGTACTAGAAATTACTGTTCCGGTTCTCCATGTCAGCATAATAGTACATGTTCAAATGGAGCTAATACATACTCATGTGTGTGTACGAAAGGATGGACTGAGAAGAATTGTAGCAGTCCAGATTTCTGTTCGGGAAAACCTTGTCAGCATTTCGGATCTTGTGTCAATACAGGAAACTCTTATTCATGTAAATGTCGTAATGCATATACCGGAAAAAAATGTGAGCAGTGGAATTATTGTTCTAGTACTCCATGTCATAACAAAGGCACATGCGCAAACAAGGGACCGACGTTCACTTGTACATGTCCATCGCCATGGGTAGGCAGACAATGTGACAAAAAGGATCAATGTGCCAGTTCACCTTGTAATCATAACAGCACATGTACAGTCAATAGAGGAACATTTTCTTGTTCTTGTTCTAATGGGTGGATAGGTACTACTTGTGATAAAAGGGATCATTGTTCAAGTCGACCCTGCAAAAATGGTGCAATATGTTCAAATAATGGTACATCGTACACATGTGCCTGTCACACTAGCTGGACTGGACAAAATTGTCAAACGAAAAATTACTGTTTCTCTAATCCATGTAAAAATAAAGCGGAATGCTTAAATAAGGGAGGTAAATTCTTGTGTAAATGTAAACCAGGATGGATCGGAAATACATGCGAAGTTTTAGATCACTGTTCAAGTCATCCATGTCTTAATAATGCACATTGTACAAACAAAGGAACCGGGTTTTCTTGCACTTGTTTATCTGGATATCTTGGACAGACATGTGAACAGAAAGATTTTTGTGCAAGTTCCCCGTGCTTGAATGGCGGTAATTGTACTAATAACAAATCTTCATACGTATGTTATTGTCTAAATAGATTGATAGGTCAGAGATGCGAACAGATAAATCACTGTGTATCGACTCCGTGTAAAAACGGGGGTCAGTGTCTGAACAGAGCAAAACATTATCAATGTAGGTGTACAAATGGTTGGTCTGGACCTACTTGTCTTTTGGAAACACAATGTCATTCGAATACATGTCATGGTCATGGTAGATGTGCAGTCAGTAATAATAAACCTGTGTGTACATGTAGTAAAGGATGGTGTGGTGATACGTGTGATACAATAGATCATTGTTCCAGTCATCCATGTCAACATCAAGGTACTTGCAGAAATAATGGAAACACATTCTCTTGTAGTTGTACTAAAGGTTGGATAGGTAAAACATGTTCTACGGTTGATCATTGTGCTAATAATCCATGTAAAACTTCGGAGAAATGCAGAAATTCAGGTAAAAGTTACacatgtcaatgtgttgatggtTGGAATGGTACAATATGTAAAACAGAAACAATATGTCATAATAATACTTGTAATAACCATGGAACCTGTAAAGTCAGTCGTAATAAACCATTGTGTACCTGCGAAAAGGGTTGGCATGGAGATTTCTGTACTGAGGTAAATCATTGTTCTACCCATCCGTGTAAATTTCAGACGGACTCACAAATAACTCATCAGAATAATAGTAATACAACTGGCTGCGATAATCTCTGTCGGAATGCAGTTTTATGTGACATGTTAAACACTGGATTAAAATGTGTATGTAAATTAGGATGGATTGGGGATACATGTCAAGTACGAGATCCTTGTTATAATAACCCATGCAACAATTCAGGAATTTGTTTTGGAAATTCTAATAACTTTTTATGTTATTGTCCAGTTGGGTGGAAAGGGTCTGTTTGTGAACTACCCGATGACACCGTAGGACGTACAGTATTGAATCCTTGTAAAAACGGAGGTCATGTTTTTTATCATAATGAAAATCTTATCTGCTCTTGTCCTAAGGAATGGAATGGTCCAAACTGTGAACAAGATAAGGACGAATGTAAAAATGGCATCAGTATAAATGATACAATTATAACAGAAATCTGTCAGAACAATGGTCGCTGTATAAATATTCCAGGAGGATTTGTGTGTGCTTGTCATGACGGCTGGGCAGGAAATAGATGTGAAACTGACGTAAATGAATGCGATTCCTCCCCTTGTCAAAATAAAGGTATATGTAATAATATCAACGGATCATTCAAATGCTATTGTGAGCCGGGTTGGAAAGGTTCCATCTGTGAAATAGACATAGATGAATGTCAATATAACCCATGTGGTATACATGGACAATGTAACAATAGCGATGGTAATTTCTCCTGTATGTGTGATAAAGGATGGTCTGGAGATAAATGTGACCGACGTGTAGATCCATGTGACACATCTCCGTGTCGTAATAATGCTACTTGTGTTGTAAATGGAGATGAGTATATATGTCAATGTCTATCAAATTGGAAAGGTATACATTGTGATGAAGACGAAGATGAGTGTATATTTCATCCGTGTGAAAATAGTGGACTCTGTATAAATTTACAGGGGAATTACTCGTGTAACTGCACAGATGATTGGACTGGGAGACATTGTGAAGAAAGGGTTGACTCTTGTTGTAGCAGCCCATGTTTAAACAATGGTACATGCTTTGATTCACTTCCTGGATATCTATGTAACTGTCAACAAGGATGGACAGGAAAAAGATGCCAAAGAGATAACAATGAATGTCTGTTGTCTCCATGTAGTAATAATGGAACATGCGTAAATACTAACGGATCGTATCGTTGTGATTGCACAGACTTCTGGGAGGGCGATGACTGTTCTGTTGATATTGATGAGTGTAGTTATAATCCATGTAATTCAACTTACAAATGTGTAAATACTATCAGTGGTTACGAGTGTGTGAATTGTACGACAATGAATTGTACAAATAGTGGATCATGTACTGATACCTCGTACGGGCCGATATGTCATTGTGTACCTGGACGGATTGGTGAATATTGCGAGAAACAAGATTTCTGTTTTAACCATCCATGTAACTCGTTAGAAAACTGTACAAACGAGGTTGATGGTTACAAGTGCCACTTTCACCCCTGTAATAGTTCACCTTGTTTAAATAAAGGAATGTGTATGGAGCATAATCTAGGATATTCTTGTCAGTGTAGATCTGGATGGAGGGGAGATCGTTGTCAGTACGAGGATTTCTGTAAGTTATCTCCATGTGTCAATAATGGGACGTGTTTAAATCACAACTTTAATTACACGTGCATCTGTACAGAGGAGTGGGAAGGCAAAAATTGCTCTGTTTACAACTATTGTCATACAGATCCATGTATCAATTCTGGTATATGTTTAAATGGAAATTCTAAATTCACATGTGTATGTAACAACACTTACACTGGACAGACATGTGAAACGTTCGATTTTTGTTATAGTAGCCCATGTAAAAATGGTGGTTCGTGTATCAACGAAAATACAAACTTTACATGTATTTGTGACAGAGGATATACAGGGAAAACATGCGAAACGGAAATAGACTGGTGCGCATCCTCGCCGTGTAATCACAACAGCTCATGCGTCAACATTCAGTATGGATACTACTGTCATTGTACTGGTGGCTGGGTTGGTCGTCAGTGTGAACATGATATTGATGAGTGTATGTGGAACACATGCCCAAGCGGTTCTTACTGTCAAAACCAGTTAGGAGGATATAGATGTCGTTGGAAAACTAAACGATCTGTTAATGttcaattgttttcaaataaagcag AACCAGTTTCGGTCAGGATTTCACAACTTGCTGTGATTGAACACAAGATAGATTCTGTTTTATCATCTGTAAAGTGTCTCATTCAATGGTATATCTGCAGTGAAGGTGTAGCAATGGTAACGTCAATATCTCTTGACGTAAACAG GGAGAACAACAGTGCTAGTTACTCATTTACATCTTCATGTAAAGGATATATCCTGTCGGCTAATGATTTCAACGAGCACCTGCGGCTGGCTTTGACATATCCGACCACAAATacatgtttgaatggtttaaattatATCGATAACTAA